One genomic region from Osmerus eperlanus chromosome 6, fOsmEpe2.1, whole genome shotgun sequence encodes:
- the LOC134021880 gene encoding uncharacterized protein LOC134021880 isoform X1: MSMTSEWPMTKCGLSLETLRCCLVRASVRSDIKNLHWALLLPITSKLTGPLKSRHITGDNAVGKALKVINNLGVGRSRLRAPLSPLTLSHSLPLLSPTLSQPFSPPLGGASPARLMDGQTSSPPPPPPSSSVVAGPSAGPLWRLSERRSRKAGAGNIFMGVNLRQLQRLFRAAGDQDAERRAQLVWGGGDEAELAHALVGLRTRGRRRGLRGEGRNVLGSHWLRAFNHLRIGESSSSRQSRNQDLLEEAGVKPETPSRAPGTLPGPSRGGQGLAGAPETAAPARGGQGLAGAPETAAPARGGQGLAGAPETAAPARGGQGLAGAPETAAPARRGQGLAGAPETAAPARRGQGLAGAPETAAPARGGPGLKKAGECDTERYLHRIIH; this comes from the exons ATGTCTATGACATCTGAGTGGCCAATGACGAAATGTGGGCTGAGCCTGGAAACACTTCGCTGCTGTTTAGTAAGAGCGTCTGTCAGGTCAGATATAAAGAATCTTCATTGGGCGCTGTTATTACCAATAACAAGTAAATTAACCGGACCACTGAAAAGCAGGCATATAACGGGAGACAATGCTGTAGGAAAAGCTTTAAAAGTCATCAACAATCTGGGGGTAG GTAGGTCCAGGCTacgggcccctctctcccccctcactctctcccactctctccccttacTCTCTCCCACGCTTTCCCaacctttctccccccctctcggtGGTGCCTCTCCGGCCCGGCTCATGGACGGCCagacatcctcccccccccctccccccccctcctcctctgtggtgGCGGGCCCCTCGGCGGGGCCCCTGTGGCGGCTGAGCGAGCGCCGCAGCAGGAAGGCGGGGGCGGGGAACATCTTCATGGGGGTGAACCTGCGCCAGCTGCAGAGGCTGTTCCGGGCGGCTGGGGACCAGGACGCCGAGCGGCGGGCCCAGCtggtgtggggcgggggggacgaGGCGGAGCTGGCCCACGCCCTGGTGGGGCTCCGGACCCGGGGCCGACGCAGGGGCCTCCGGGGGGAGGGCCGCAACGTGCTGGGCTCCCATTGGCTGCGAGCCTTCAACCACCTCAG GATCGGGGAGAGCTCCTCCTCACGGCAGAGCAGGAACCAGGATCtcctggaggaggctggggtcaAGCCAGAGACCCCCTCCAGGGCTCCAGGGACCCTACCAGGGCCctccagggggggccagggcctAGCAGGGGCCCCAGAGACAGCGGCCCCAGCCAGGGGAGGCCAGGGCCTGGCAGGGGCCCCAGAGACAGCGGCCCCAGCCAGGGGAGGCCAGGGCCTGGCAGGGGCCCCAGAGACAGCGGCCCCagccagggggggccagggcctGGCAGGGGCCCCAGAGACAGCGGCCCCAGCCAGGAGGGGCCAGGGCCTGGCAGGGGCCCCAGAGACAGCGGCCCCAGCCAGGAGGGGCCAGGGCCTGGCAGGGGCCCCAGAGACAGCGGCCCCAGCCAGGGGGGGCCCTGGGCTGAAGAAAGCAGGGGAGTGTGACACTGAGAGATACCTTCACCGCATCATCCACTAA
- the LOC134021880 gene encoding uncharacterized protein LOC134021880 isoform X3 codes for MDGQTSSPPPPPPSSSVVAGPSAGPLWRLSERRSRKAGAGNIFMGVNLRQLQRLFRAAGDQDAERRAQLVWGGGDEAELAHALVGLRTRGRRRGLRGEGRNVLGSHWLRAFNHLRIGESSSSRQSRNQDLLEEAGVKPETPSRAPGTLPGPSRGGQGLAGAPETAAPARGGQGLAGAPETAAPARGGQGLAGAPETAAPARGGQGLAGAPETAAPARRGQGLAGAPETAAPARRGQGLAGAPETAAPARGGPGLKKAGECDTERYLHRIIH; via the exons ATGGACGGCCagacatcctcccccccccctccccccccctcctcctctgtggtgGCGGGCCCCTCGGCGGGGCCCCTGTGGCGGCTGAGCGAGCGCCGCAGCAGGAAGGCGGGGGCGGGGAACATCTTCATGGGGGTGAACCTGCGCCAGCTGCAGAGGCTGTTCCGGGCGGCTGGGGACCAGGACGCCGAGCGGCGGGCCCAGCtggtgtggggcgggggggacgaGGCGGAGCTGGCCCACGCCCTGGTGGGGCTCCGGACCCGGGGCCGACGCAGGGGCCTCCGGGGGGAGGGCCGCAACGTGCTGGGCTCCCATTGGCTGCGAGCCTTCAACCACCTCAG GATCGGGGAGAGCTCCTCCTCACGGCAGAGCAGGAACCAGGATCtcctggaggaggctggggtcaAGCCAGAGACCCCCTCCAGGGCTCCAGGGACCCTACCAGGGCCctccagggggggccagggcctAGCAGGGGCCCCAGAGACAGCGGCCCCAGCCAGGGGAGGCCAGGGCCTGGCAGGGGCCCCAGAGACAGCGGCCCCAGCCAGGGGAGGCCAGGGCCTGGCAGGGGCCCCAGAGACAGCGGCCCCagccagggggggccagggcctGGCAGGGGCCCCAGAGACAGCGGCCCCAGCCAGGAGGGGCCAGGGCCTGGCAGGGGCCCCAGAGACAGCGGCCCCAGCCAGGAGGGGCCAGGGCCTGGCAGGGGCCCCAGAGACAGCGGCCCCAGCCAGGGGGGGCCCTGGGCTGAAGAAAGCAGGGGAGTGTGACACTGAGAGATACCTTCACCGCATCATCCACTAA
- the LOC134021880 gene encoding uncharacterized protein LOC134021880 isoform X2, whose translation MDYTAPYVAGGGAATHHAPQVNGRSRLRAPLSPLTLSHSLPLLSPTLSQPFSPPLGGASPARLMDGQTSSPPPPPPSSSVVAGPSAGPLWRLSERRSRKAGAGNIFMGVNLRQLQRLFRAAGDQDAERRAQLVWGGGDEAELAHALVGLRTRGRRRGLRGEGRNVLGSHWLRAFNHLRIGESSSSRQSRNQDLLEEAGVKPETPSRAPGTLPGPSRGGQGLAGAPETAAPARGGQGLAGAPETAAPARGGQGLAGAPETAAPARGGQGLAGAPETAAPARRGQGLAGAPETAAPARRGQGLAGAPETAAPARGGPGLKKAGECDTERYLHRIIH comes from the exons ATGGATTACACGGCTCCCTACGTGGCCGGGGGAGGAGCCGCGACACACCACGCCCCTCAGGTCAATGGTAG GTCCAGGCTacgggcccctctctcccccctcactctctcccactctctccccttacTCTCTCCCACGCTTTCCCaacctttctccccccctctcggtGGTGCCTCTCCGGCCCGGCTCATGGACGGCCagacatcctcccccccccctccccccccctcctcctctgtggtgGCGGGCCCCTCGGCGGGGCCCCTGTGGCGGCTGAGCGAGCGCCGCAGCAGGAAGGCGGGGGCGGGGAACATCTTCATGGGGGTGAACCTGCGCCAGCTGCAGAGGCTGTTCCGGGCGGCTGGGGACCAGGACGCCGAGCGGCGGGCCCAGCtggtgtggggcgggggggacgaGGCGGAGCTGGCCCACGCCCTGGTGGGGCTCCGGACCCGGGGCCGACGCAGGGGCCTCCGGGGGGAGGGCCGCAACGTGCTGGGCTCCCATTGGCTGCGAGCCTTCAACCACCTCAG GATCGGGGAGAGCTCCTCCTCACGGCAGAGCAGGAACCAGGATCtcctggaggaggctggggtcaAGCCAGAGACCCCCTCCAGGGCTCCAGGGACCCTACCAGGGCCctccagggggggccagggcctAGCAGGGGCCCCAGAGACAGCGGCCCCAGCCAGGGGAGGCCAGGGCCTGGCAGGGGCCCCAGAGACAGCGGCCCCAGCCAGGGGAGGCCAGGGCCTGGCAGGGGCCCCAGAGACAGCGGCCCCagccagggggggccagggcctGGCAGGGGCCCCAGAGACAGCGGCCCCAGCCAGGAGGGGCCAGGGCCTGGCAGGGGCCCCAGAGACAGCGGCCCCAGCCAGGAGGGGCCAGGGCCTGGCAGGGGCCCCAGAGACAGCGGCCCCAGCCAGGGGGGGCCCTGGGCTGAAGAAAGCAGGGGAGTGTGACACTGAGAGATACCTTCACCGCATCATCCACTAA
- the marveld1 gene encoding MARVEL domain-containing protein 1, whose amino-acid sequence MPGAAMSPQPQVTANIRKFLKSFLGVLRILQIVFGAGLWVTIAANKYQGPVHFVLFVSVLFWLLTLALFFVTLLDRQNLVPIVGGDRWLLSNFVHDVAAAVLYLPALGVMSYQTERYTYCNLDLYKHGCLFKAYLTAAVFACLAAVVYLVSAVYGGCRKCRGEQTVI is encoded by the coding sequence ATGCCCGGAGCAGCGATGTCCCCTCAGCCTCAGGTGACAGCGAATATCCGAAAGTTTCTGAAAAGTTTTCTCGGGGTCCTTCGGATCCTCCAGATCGTGTTCGGAGCCGGGCTGTGGGTCACCATCGCTGCAAACAAATACCAAGGACCTGTCCATTTTGTTCTGTTCGTCTCGGTTCTCTTCTGGCTTCTCACCCTCGCGCTTTTCTTCGTCACGCTCCTGGACCGGCAGAACCTCGTGCCCATCGTGGGAGGCGACCGGTGGCTGCTAAGCAACTTTGTTCACGACGTTGCCGCCGCTGTGCTTTATCTGCCGGCTCTTGGGGTGATGAGTTACCAAACAGAGCGCTACACCTACTGTAACCTGGACCTGTACAAGCACGGGTGCCTGTTCAAAGCCTATCTGACTGCCGCCGTGTTCGCCTGTCTGGCCGCGGTGGTCTACCTCGTCTCGGCCGTGTACGGAGGTTGTCGGAAGTGTCGTGGCGAGCAAACGGTGATTTGA